In the genome of Raphanus sativus cultivar WK10039 chromosome 4, ASM80110v3, whole genome shotgun sequence, one region contains:
- the LOC130511943 gene encoding uncharacterized protein LOC130511943, with product MCLEFVYHEEKTELGRQQAPGVCPYCGGKVAAVDTETKWLFCFLPLCFKVKRKYSCSSCDRRLVLYY from the coding sequence atgtGTTTGGAGTTTGTGTATCACGAGGAGAAGACAGAGCTTGGTCGCCAACAAGCACCGGGTGTGTGTCCATACTGCGGCGGAAAAGTGGCGGCGGTAGATACTGAGACGAAGTGGTTGTTCTGTTTCTTACCACTCTGTTTCAAGGTCAAACGCAAGTACTCTTGTTCCTCCTGTGATCGTCGTCTCGTCTTGTATTATTGA